One Papaver somniferum cultivar HN1 unplaced genomic scaffold, ASM357369v1 unplaced-scaffold_76, whole genome shotgun sequence genomic window carries:
- the LOC113344449 gene encoding DEAD-box ATP-dependent RNA helicase 7-like, with protein MDDFAMGEVLSVSNDILPVFRPFAMATMKRSDYCVLYLISKTIMYINSNNITVTTIPPTRFKFVEQRVIEIHEFEESLYRREAQKLIETSKVSPLDLFTKALALALGCPEIISLQERNNFVTLHLVLPDHQKSFSNTWNVAKLLRQYFPKLQMELSITANRRGAVFDVPLDDLYGYTENAPRVFTEEYGVIRVLEEMPQLMG; from the exons ATGGACGACTTTGCGATGGGAGAGGTCCTTAGTGTTTCTAACGA CATTCTTCCCGTGTTTCGTCCTTTCGCTATGGCGACAATGAAAAGGAGTGACTATTGTGTGCTGTACCTGATATCGAAGACCATCATGTATATCAATTCTAATAACATAACAGTTACAACAATTCCGCCAACAAGGTTTAAGTTTGTGGAACAGAGGGTGATAGAAATACATGAGTTTGAAGAAAG CTTATATCGGCGAGAGGCTCAAAAGCTTATCGAGACCTCCAAAGTTTCTCCCTTGGACCTGTTTACAAAGGCGCTTGCCTTAGCATTG GGTTGTCCTGAAATCATTTCACTCCAGGAAAGAAATAACTTTGTCACGCTGCATTTAGTATTACCTGATCATCAGAAATCATTCAGCAATACATG GAATGTTGCAAAGTTATTGCGTCAATATTTTCCTAAGCTACAGATGGAACTATCGATTACCGCAAATCGTAGAGGTGCAGTTTTTGATGTGCCTCTTGATGATCTTTATGGATATACTGAAAACG CTCCAAGGGTATTTACAGAAGAATATGGGGTGATCCGAGTCTTAGAGGAAATGCCACAATTAATGGGCTAG